From one Pempheris klunzingeri isolate RE-2024b chromosome 9, fPemKlu1.hap1, whole genome shotgun sequence genomic stretch:
- the prelid1a gene encoding PRELI domain containing 1a, with protein MVKYFCCADLLRNTWDQVCVAFWQRYPNPYSNHVLTEDIIFREVTPTNCLKSRRLLTKTSRAPRWMERYLPKHMASSAYIIEDSIVDPQKRTMTTLTWNISHARLMSVEERCEYRINPENGSWTEIRREAWISSNVYGLSRAIQEFGLARFKTSVTKTMKGFEYVLAKMQGETPSRTLAETATERARETALAAKEKAKDLASHAQKKQYV; from the exons ATGGTGAAATATTTCTGCTGCGCAGATTTGCTCAGAAACACCTGGGACCAAGTATGTGTTGCTTTCTGGCAACGATATCCCAACCCTTACAG TAACCATGTTTTGACTGAGGACATCATCTTCCGAGAGGTTACTCCAACCAACTGCCTCAAGTCCAGACGTCTGCTGACCAAAACTAGCCGAGCGCCTCGCTGGATGGAGCGGTACCTTCCAAAGCACATGGCCAGCTCGGCATACATCATCGAGGACTCCATCGTGGATCCTCAGAAAAGGACCATGACCACACTCACATGGAACATCAGCCACGCTCGCCTCATG TCCGTGGAAGAGCGGTGCGAGTACAGAATCAACCCTGAGAACGGCAGCTGGACAGAGATACGAAGAGAGGCTTGGATCTCTTCCAATGTCTACGGGCTCAGTCGAGCTATTCAG GAATTTGGTCTTGCAAGGTTCAAGACCAGTGTCACAAAGACCATGAAGGGCTTTGAATACGTGCTGGCCAAAATGCAAG GTGAAACTCCATCAAGAACCTTAGCAGAAACTGCTACAGAGCGGGCGAGAGAGACGGCACTGGCAGCTAAGGAGAAAGCCAAAGACCTCGCCTCACACGCCCAGAAGAAACAATACGTGTGA
- the mxd3 gene encoding max dimerization protein 3 codes for MDGNVCNIQVLLRAAEFLERREREAEHGYASVPPLSPDHADKRSKLKSKKISAGGNRSVHNELEKNRRAQLRHCLEQLKKQVPLSSDSMRNTTLNLLRRAQLHIKKLQEQDEHAEQLKGRLRWEQRELRVRLEQLQRGSERMRNDSQGSTMSSERSDSDREDVEVDVESIVFDCVDSDGLSITHADADHCYSSMDKAWL; via the exons atggaCGGAAACGTTTGCAACATCCAGGTGCTTCTTCGGGCTGCTGAGTttctggagaggagagagcgag aGGCAGAACATGGATATGCTTCAGTCCCCCCTCTCAGTCCAGATCACGCTGATAAGAGAAGCAAACTGAAGAGCAAGAAGATATCTGCTGGTGGCAATAG GTCAGTTCACAACGAGCTGGAAAAAAACAG ACGAGCTCAGCTGAGGCACTGCCTGGAGCAGCTCAAGAAGCAGGTTCCTCTGTCGTCCGACTCCATGAGGAACACCACCCTCAACCTGCTGAGACGAGCCCAGCTCCACATTAAG aagctgcaggagcaggacgagcatgcagagcagctgaagGGCCGCCTGCGCTGGGAGCAGAGAGAGCTGCGGGTTCGgctggagcagctgcagagaggcTCAGAGAGGATGAGGAACGACAGTCAGGGGTCCACCATGTCTTCCGAGAGGTCTGACTCCGACAGAG AGGACGTGGAGGTCGATGTGGAAAGCATCGTGTTCGACTGCGTGGACTCTGACGGACTGAGCATCACACACGCTGATGCAGACCACTGTTACTCCAGCATGGACAAAGCCTGGCTATGA
- the fam193b gene encoding protein FAM193B isoform X1, which produces MARKKSKQQGVAQKELVPGQQTAPKSPVSPGDAAGGGGGDAGLDRLATTRANQPMHTCCLLCHREFKDWGASSVNGLPAGHGTKLADAVPALSQALLREAPGRKLADAVPSLSQSLLGEVPLWICQSCCKSVEEEERRSTQEQPTPVPLSHSSSCKSQTCGNGYPEQSTVDWDPSSFLSAHKLSGLWNSAHTNGGEHCNHNTSSHSQQGITAACHEKRGLHEAPGKSAKTSGTKVCPYSHPSSQNSSGSPAGNPLSTSADLCKTTPKHFKTMCRRPTPPGEAFHPSDHHQHTDLSVPPNSPTGLSSQHSSLLPPKPSFGQHGHVTSSSGPGVAAHAPFSPLVPNLHGPTAKLNSPGPDSPTSVHKPSPCKNSHIPAVNTQHNKLGTSVMGCNHPCNGHNAGTVATSNVGHLTAGACRDQACKGHKMTNGTLCHPSSELEEGEDEDSSSERSSCASSSTNQKDGKYCDCCYCEFFGHNAPPAAPTSRNYAEIREKLRSRLTRRKEELPQRQDSELTVAGAIDNRDVDELLDFINSSEPKPVNSAKAAKRARHKQKKKEKAQQGNMGPAGSDPHSNPSESVDDLLPDGSEASRLLDWPQLELERVNSFLTSRLEEIKNTIKDSIRASFSMYDLNLDVNDFPKKAATLEGNHLLSHLNGSSDLQQIDLDLAPLSLGTFKSHLDLVNGWEDTTTVSSPNTTTSTASGVTAGSKDIQRLHTTPSLSKLIRVRSPERCTSTGSDTSPQVPAQATAKLKEDAPDPKNTTVGNNGAKSKKNKKQLQKQEQSVSEQNTNRPTKAASGNDTQKTNESKEIACNGSKAGNKQPQHFADNQRNGPKKAEESRSSKHPTNGANGGLSNAHRGKGDTDTRGGRPEQESESKAHPSISANGQQQQQSKGKNKKNKNKGEKSSSAIDDVFLPKDVDPTEMDEIDREVEYFKRFCLDSAKQTRQKVAVNWSNFSLKKVPSNAAQ; this is translated from the exons ATGGCAAGGAAGAAAAGCAAGCAGCAAGGAGTCGCCCAGAAGGAGCTTGTGCCTGGACAGCAGACCGCACCGAAGAGCCCAGTCTCTCCCGGCGATGCAGCTGGCGGTGGCGGCGGAGATGCTGGGCTGGATAGGCTGGCCACTACCAGGGCGAACCAG CCAATGCACACCTGCTGCCTCTTGTGCCACCGTGAATTTAAGGACTGGGGAGCAAGCTCCGTAAACGGACTGCCTGCGGGCCATGGGACTAAGCTGGCTGATGCCGTGCCTGCGCTCTCCCAGGCCTTATTGCGGGAGGCGCCAGGGCGTAAGCTTGCTGATGCGGTGCCCTCGCTGTCTCAGTCCCTGCTGGGAGAGGTGCCTCTGTGGatctgtcagagctgctgcaagagtgtggaagaagaggagaggcgGAGCACCCAGGAGCAGCCAACGCCG GTACCATTGTCACACTCTTCCTCCTGTAAGTCCCAGACCTGCGGGAACGGTTACCCGGAGCAAAGTACTGTGGATTGGGACCCGAGTTCCTTCCTGTCAGCCCACAAACTGTCAGGTCTCTGGAACTCTGCCCACACCAACGGAGGGGAACACTGCAACCACAACACGTCCTCACACTCACAACAAG GTATAACAGCAGCTTGTCACGAGAAAAGAGGACTGCATGAAGCGCCTGGGAAATCTGCTAAAACGTCGGGGACCAAGGTCTGTCCCTACAGTCACCCGTCATCCCAGAATTCCAGCGGATCTCCTGCTGGGAACCCCCTGTCTACCTCAGCAGACCTCTGTAAGACCACTCCCAAGCACTTCAAGACCATGTGCCGTCGACCAACGCCACCAG GTGAAGCCTTCCACCCCAGTGACCACCATCAACACACAGACTTGTCGGTACCCCCCAACAGTCCCACTGGCCTGTCTTCCCAGCATTCCTCCCTGCTGCCGCCAAAGCCGAGCTTTGGGCAGCACGGTCATGTAACCTCCTCGTCTGGCCCTGGTGTGGCAGCCCACGCTCCCTTCTCCCCGCTGGTACCAAACCTCCATGGCCCAACAGCCAAACTCAATTCTCCCGGTCCAGACAGCCCAACATCTGTCCATAAGCCCAGCCCATGTAAAAACTCCCACATTCCTGCCGTAAACACGCAGCACAACAAACTGGGCACGTCTGTCATGGGCTGTAACCACCCTTGTAACGGACACAACGCGGGAACAGTGGCAACTTCAAATGTCGGCCATCTGACAGCCGGGGCCTGTAG gGACCAGGCATGTAAGGGGCACAAAATGACTAATGGGACGTTGTGCCACCCTTCGTCTGAGCttgaggagggggaggatgaaGACAGCAGCTCTGAGAGGAGCTCCTGTGCTTCCTCTTCGACCAACCAGAAGGACGGGAAGTACTGCGACTGCTGCTACTGCGAATTTTTTGGACACAATGCG CCTCCAGCTGCACCAACAAGCCGTAACTACGCTGAGATCCGAGAGAAGCTCCGCTCACGTCTCACCCGGCGTAAAGAGGAGCTGCCTCAGCGTCAGGATTCAGAACTGACGGTGGCTGGTGCCATTGACAACCGGGACGTAGATGAGCTGCTAGATTTCATCAACAGTTCTGAGCCCAAACCTGTCAACAGTGCGAAAGCTGCCAAAAGGGCGCggcacaaacaaaagaaaaag GAAAAAGCTCAGCAGGGCAACATGGGTCCTGCAGGCAGTGACCCCCACTCCAATCCATCTGAGTCTGTCGACGACCTGCTGCCTGATGGTTCAGAAGCCAGTCGGTTGCTCGACTGGCCTCAGCTGGAACTTGAGCGCGTCAACAGTTTCCTCACCAGTCGGCTGGAAGAGATTAAAAACACCATCAAAGACTCAATCCGGGCCTCATTTAGCATGTACGACCTCAATTTGGATGTCAATGACTTCCCAAAGAAGGCAGCCACGTTGGAGGGTAACCATTTACTGTCCCATCTCAATGGTtcctctgacctgcagcagatAGACCTTGACCTGGCACCTCTGTCGCTGGGAACCTTTAAGAGTCACCTGGACCTGGTTAATGGATGGGAGGACACAACCACTGTCTCATCCCCTAATACCACAACCAGTACGGCATCAGGGGTCACCGCTGGGTCCAAGGACATCCAGCGGTTGCACACTACTCCCAGTCTGTCAAAGCTCATAAGGGTTCGGTCCCCAGAACGATGCACTTCCACTGGATCTGACACTTCACCACAGGTGCCGGCCCAAGCTACAGCTAAGTTGAAGGAGGATGCACCTGATCCCAAGAACACAACAGTTGGGAACAATGGTGCAAAGtcaaagaagaataaaaagcaGCTGCAAAAACAAGAGCAATCTGTGTCGGAGCAAAATACCAACAGACCAACCAAAGCTGCCTCTGGGAatgacacacagaaaaccaaTGAGTCTAAAGAAATTGCCTGTAACGGCTCTAAAGCTGGGAACAAACAGCCCCAGCACTTTGCAGACAACCAGAGAAATGGGCCTAAGAAAGCTGAGGAAAGCAGATCGTCCAAACATCCAACAAACGGAGCAAATGGTGGCCTCTCGAATGCACACAGGGGGAAAGGTGACACAGATACACGAGGTGGTCGGCCTGAGCAGGAATCAGAAAGCAAAGCTCACCCCAGCATTTCAGCAAATgggcagcaacagcagcaatcCAAGGGGAAAAAtaagaagaacaagaacaaggGTGAAAAATCCAGCAGTGCTATCG ATGATGTATTTCTCCCTAAAGACGTGGATCCGACAGAAATGGATGAGATTGATCGGGAAGTGGAATACTTCAAAAG GTTTTGCCTTGattctgcaaaacaaacacGCCAGAAGGTAGCAGTAAATTGGTCCAACTTCAGCCTCAAAAAGGTTCCTTCCAATGCAGCTCAATAA
- the fam193b gene encoding protein FAM193B isoform X2, with product MARKKSKQQGVAQKELVPGQQTAPKSPVSPGDAAGGGGGDAGLDRLATTRANQPMHTCCLLCHREFKDWGASSVNGLPAGHGTKLADAVPALSQALLREAPGRKLADAVPSLSQSLLGEVPLWICQSCCKSVEEEERRSTQEQPTPVPLSHSSSCKSQTCGNGYPEQSTVDWDPSSFLSAHKLSGLWNSAHTNGGEHCNHNTSSHSQQGITAACHEKRGLHEAPGKSAKTSGTKVCPYSHPSSQNSSGSPAGNPLSTSADLCKTTPKHFKTMCRRPTPPGEAFHPSDHHQHTDLSVPPNSPTGLSSQHSSLLPPKPSFGQHGHVTSSSGPGVAAHAPFSPLVPNLHGPTAKLNSPGPDSPTSVHKPSPCKNSHIPAVNTQHNKLGTSVMGCNHPCNGHNAGTVATSNVGHLTAGACRDQACKGHKMTNGTLCHPSSELEEGEDEDSSSERSSCASSSTNQKDGKYCDCCYCEFFGHNAPPAAPTSRNYAEIREKLRSRLTRRKEELPQRQDSELTVAGAIDNRDVDELLDFINSSEPKPVNSAKAAKRARHKQKKKEKAQQGNMGPAGSDPHSNPSESVDDLLPDGSEASRLLDWPQLELERVNSFLTSRLEEIKNTIKDSIRASFSMYDLNLDVNDFPKKAATLEGNHLLSHLNGSSDLQQIDLDLAPLSLGTFKSHLDLVNGWEDTTTVSSPNTTTSTASGVTAGSKDIQRLHTTPSLSKLIRVRSPERCTSTGSDTSPQVPAQATAKLKEDAPDPKNTTVGNNGAKSKKNKKQLQKQEQSVSEQNTNRPTKAASGNDTQKTNESKEIACNGSKAGNKQPQHFADNQRNGPKKAEESRSSKHPTNGANGGLSNAHRGKGDTDTRGGRPEQESESKAHPSISANGQQQQQSKGKNKKNKNKDDVFLPKDVDPTEMDEIDREVEYFKRFCLDSAKQTRQKVAVNWSNFSLKKVPSNAAQ from the exons ATGGCAAGGAAGAAAAGCAAGCAGCAAGGAGTCGCCCAGAAGGAGCTTGTGCCTGGACAGCAGACCGCACCGAAGAGCCCAGTCTCTCCCGGCGATGCAGCTGGCGGTGGCGGCGGAGATGCTGGGCTGGATAGGCTGGCCACTACCAGGGCGAACCAG CCAATGCACACCTGCTGCCTCTTGTGCCACCGTGAATTTAAGGACTGGGGAGCAAGCTCCGTAAACGGACTGCCTGCGGGCCATGGGACTAAGCTGGCTGATGCCGTGCCTGCGCTCTCCCAGGCCTTATTGCGGGAGGCGCCAGGGCGTAAGCTTGCTGATGCGGTGCCCTCGCTGTCTCAGTCCCTGCTGGGAGAGGTGCCTCTGTGGatctgtcagagctgctgcaagagtgtggaagaagaggagaggcgGAGCACCCAGGAGCAGCCAACGCCG GTACCATTGTCACACTCTTCCTCCTGTAAGTCCCAGACCTGCGGGAACGGTTACCCGGAGCAAAGTACTGTGGATTGGGACCCGAGTTCCTTCCTGTCAGCCCACAAACTGTCAGGTCTCTGGAACTCTGCCCACACCAACGGAGGGGAACACTGCAACCACAACACGTCCTCACACTCACAACAAG GTATAACAGCAGCTTGTCACGAGAAAAGAGGACTGCATGAAGCGCCTGGGAAATCTGCTAAAACGTCGGGGACCAAGGTCTGTCCCTACAGTCACCCGTCATCCCAGAATTCCAGCGGATCTCCTGCTGGGAACCCCCTGTCTACCTCAGCAGACCTCTGTAAGACCACTCCCAAGCACTTCAAGACCATGTGCCGTCGACCAACGCCACCAG GTGAAGCCTTCCACCCCAGTGACCACCATCAACACACAGACTTGTCGGTACCCCCCAACAGTCCCACTGGCCTGTCTTCCCAGCATTCCTCCCTGCTGCCGCCAAAGCCGAGCTTTGGGCAGCACGGTCATGTAACCTCCTCGTCTGGCCCTGGTGTGGCAGCCCACGCTCCCTTCTCCCCGCTGGTACCAAACCTCCATGGCCCAACAGCCAAACTCAATTCTCCCGGTCCAGACAGCCCAACATCTGTCCATAAGCCCAGCCCATGTAAAAACTCCCACATTCCTGCCGTAAACACGCAGCACAACAAACTGGGCACGTCTGTCATGGGCTGTAACCACCCTTGTAACGGACACAACGCGGGAACAGTGGCAACTTCAAATGTCGGCCATCTGACAGCCGGGGCCTGTAG gGACCAGGCATGTAAGGGGCACAAAATGACTAATGGGACGTTGTGCCACCCTTCGTCTGAGCttgaggagggggaggatgaaGACAGCAGCTCTGAGAGGAGCTCCTGTGCTTCCTCTTCGACCAACCAGAAGGACGGGAAGTACTGCGACTGCTGCTACTGCGAATTTTTTGGACACAATGCG CCTCCAGCTGCACCAACAAGCCGTAACTACGCTGAGATCCGAGAGAAGCTCCGCTCACGTCTCACCCGGCGTAAAGAGGAGCTGCCTCAGCGTCAGGATTCAGAACTGACGGTGGCTGGTGCCATTGACAACCGGGACGTAGATGAGCTGCTAGATTTCATCAACAGTTCTGAGCCCAAACCTGTCAACAGTGCGAAAGCTGCCAAAAGGGCGCggcacaaacaaaagaaaaag GAAAAAGCTCAGCAGGGCAACATGGGTCCTGCAGGCAGTGACCCCCACTCCAATCCATCTGAGTCTGTCGACGACCTGCTGCCTGATGGTTCAGAAGCCAGTCGGTTGCTCGACTGGCCTCAGCTGGAACTTGAGCGCGTCAACAGTTTCCTCACCAGTCGGCTGGAAGAGATTAAAAACACCATCAAAGACTCAATCCGGGCCTCATTTAGCATGTACGACCTCAATTTGGATGTCAATGACTTCCCAAAGAAGGCAGCCACGTTGGAGGGTAACCATTTACTGTCCCATCTCAATGGTtcctctgacctgcagcagatAGACCTTGACCTGGCACCTCTGTCGCTGGGAACCTTTAAGAGTCACCTGGACCTGGTTAATGGATGGGAGGACACAACCACTGTCTCATCCCCTAATACCACAACCAGTACGGCATCAGGGGTCACCGCTGGGTCCAAGGACATCCAGCGGTTGCACACTACTCCCAGTCTGTCAAAGCTCATAAGGGTTCGGTCCCCAGAACGATGCACTTCCACTGGATCTGACACTTCACCACAGGTGCCGGCCCAAGCTACAGCTAAGTTGAAGGAGGATGCACCTGATCCCAAGAACACAACAGTTGGGAACAATGGTGCAAAGtcaaagaagaataaaaagcaGCTGCAAAAACAAGAGCAATCTGTGTCGGAGCAAAATACCAACAGACCAACCAAAGCTGCCTCTGGGAatgacacacagaaaaccaaTGAGTCTAAAGAAATTGCCTGTAACGGCTCTAAAGCTGGGAACAAACAGCCCCAGCACTTTGCAGACAACCAGAGAAATGGGCCTAAGAAAGCTGAGGAAAGCAGATCGTCCAAACATCCAACAAACGGAGCAAATGGTGGCCTCTCGAATGCACACAGGGGGAAAGGTGACACAGATACACGAGGTGGTCGGCCTGAGCAGGAATCAGAAAGCAAAGCTCACCCCAGCATTTCAGCAAATgggcagcaacagcagcaatcCAAGGGGAAAAAtaagaagaacaagaacaagg ATGATGTATTTCTCCCTAAAGACGTGGATCCGACAGAAATGGATGAGATTGATCGGGAAGTGGAATACTTCAAAAG GTTTTGCCTTGattctgcaaaacaaacacGCCAGAAGGTAGCAGTAAATTGGTCCAACTTCAGCCTCAAAAAGGTTCCTTCCAATGCAGCTCAATAA
- the ddx41 gene encoding probable ATP-dependent RNA helicase DDX41, protein METENRPKKRSHGEDERSGSEGSEDDDYVPYVPVKIRKQQMLQKMLRLRGKAVDEEQKDSGEEQRDEEEGLGPRSNISLLDQHQHLKEKAEARKESAKEKQLKEEEKILESVAEGRALMSVKEMAKGIIYDDPIKTSWKAPRYILNMPGTRHERVRKKFHILVDGDGVPPPIKSFREMKLPPAILKGLKKKGIVHPTPIQIQGIPTVLSGRDMIGIAFTGSGKTLVFTLPIIMFSLEQEKRLPFFKREGPYGLIICPSRELARQTHGIIEYYCKLLEEEGAPQLRTALCIGGMSVKEQMEVVKHGVHMMVATPGRLMDLLQKKMVSLDICRYLALDEADRMIDMGFEEDIRTIFSYFKGQRQTLLFSATMPKKIQNFAKSALVKPITINVGRAGAASLDVIQEVEYVKEEAKMVYLLECLQKTPPPVLIFAEKKADVDAIHEYLLLKGVEAVAIHGGKDQEERTKAIEAFKEGKKDVLVATDVASKGLDFPAIQHVVNYDMPEEIENYVHRIGRTGRSGKTGIATTFINKGCDESVLMDLKALLVEAKQKVPPVLQVLQTGDETMLDIGGERGCTFCGGLGHRITDCPKLEAMQTKQVTNIGRKDYLAHSSMDF, encoded by the exons ATGGAGACCGAAAATCGACCTAAAAAG CGATCCCATGGAGAGGATGAAAGGTCCGGCTCAGAAGGATCAGAGGATGACGATTATGTTCCGTATGTTCCAgtcaaaataagaaaacagcAAATG CTACAGAAGATGTTACGCCTGCGAGGAAAGGCGGTGGACGAGGAGCAGAAGGACAGcggggaggagcagagggatgAGGAAGAGGGTCTTGGTCCACGCTCCAATATCAGTCTTCTTGATCAGCATCAGCACCTCAAGGAAAAAGCAGAAG CCCGTAAGGAGTCCGCCAAAGAGAAGCagctgaaagaggaagagaagattCTTGAGAGCGTTGCAGAAGGCAGAG CTCTGATGTCTGTGAAGGAAATGGCCAAAGGTATCATATATGATGATCCCATAAAAACAAG ctgGAAGGCACCACGCTACATCCTGAATATGCCCGGCACCCGACATGAGCGCGTCAGGAAGAAGTTTCACATCCTGGTGGATGGAGACGGCGTCCCTCCTCCAATCAAGAGCTTTAGGGAGATGAAGTTACCACCAG CAATTCTAAAAGGTTTGAAAAAGAAGGGAATCGTCCATCCCACACCCATTCAGATTCAAGGAATTCCTACAGT TCTCTCAGGTCGAGACATGATTGGCATCGCCTTCACTGGTTCTGGAAAGACGTTGGTCTTCACTCTGCCCATCATCATGTTTTccctggagcaggagaaaaggctGCCTTTCTTTAAGAGAGAGGGGCCGTATGGACTCATCATCTGTCCCTCG CGAGAGTTGGCGAGGCAGACTCACGGCATCATCGAGTACTACTGcaagctgctggaggaggagggagctcCTCAGCTGCGCACAGCCCTCTGCATTGGAGGAATGTCTGTCAAGGAGCAGATGGAGGTAGTAAAACA TGGCGTCCACATGATGGTCGCTACCCCCGGCAGACTGATGGACCTGCTTCAGAAGAAGATGGTGAGTCTGGACATCTGCCGCTACTTGGCCCTGGATGAGGCTGATAGGATGATTGACATGGGCTTTGAGGAAGACATCAGAACCATCTTCTCCTATTTCAAG GGACAAAGGCAAACGCTGCTTTTCAGCGCCACCATGCCCAAAAAGATTCAAAACTTTGCTAAGAGTGCGCTGGTCAAACCCATCACGATCAACGTGGGCAGGGCCGGTGCTGCCAGCTTGGATGTCATCCAG gaagtGGAATACGTCAAAGAGGAGGCAAAGATGGTGTACCTGCTAGAGTGTCTCCAGAAAACACCGCCTCCC GTGCTGATATTTGCTGAGAAGAAGGCCGATGTAGACGCCATTCATGAGTATCTGCTGCTAAAAGGAGTAGAGGCGGTGGCCATCCATGGAGGAAAAG atcaggAGGAAAGAACAAAAGCCATAGAGGCGtttaaagaaggaaagaaagatgtCCTAGTTGCCACAGACGTTGCCTCCAAGGGTCTGGATTTCCCAGCTATACAGCATGTAGTGAATTATGACATGCCTGAGGAGATAGAAAACTATG TCCATAGAATTGGAAGAACTGGTCGATCAGGCAAGACTGGTATCGCCACTACGTTCATCAATAAAGGCTGTG ATGAGTCTGTACTGATGGACCTCAAAGCCCTGCTAGTTGAAGCCAAGCAGAAGGTTCCTCCAGTCCTCCAGGTGCTCCAGACAGGAGACGAGACCATGCTGGACATCGGAG gaGAGAGGGGCTGTACATTTTGTGGTGGTCTGGGTCATCGTATTACAGACTGTCCCAAGTTGGAGGCCATGCAGACCAAGCAGGTCACCAATATTGGGCGGAAAGACTACCTGGCTCATAGCTCAATGGACTTTTAA